DNA from Candidatus Hydrogenedentota bacterium:
TATAGCCGTGCTCACTCGCAAAGGCGCCAAGCACCTCATAAGCCGCGCACACCCGGTCATATGGTCCCACATGCAGCACTTGCAGCGCGCGCCCGCCCTTCCACTTGATGCGCTTGGCAGCGGATACGTCGGTCCCTTTCTTTTCGAGCGTTTGTTTTTGCGCCGCGCGCACCCGCGCCGCCGTCACTTCCGCCGGTATCCGGACCATCACCCGCCATTCCCATTGCATCATCGGCGTCGTCGGCTTGGAAAACCAGAGGCATTCGAGCGCGCAGATTTTGAAATCGAGCACGCCTCCGAACTTGAGCATGAACTTGAGGGGGTAGACGGTCGAATAGACGTCCATGACCGCTTTCTGGAACACATCGCCGCCCGGTCTTCCTTTTCCGTCCACGGCAATAAATGCGCCAGGCGCGACTTTCACCTCCCGGGCCTTCTTTCCGGCTCCGTAAACATCCTTCAACGTCTTGGTGAAATCAATGATATTCATTCCCGCTCTCTCCCATCTTCGCGAGATACAGGCGCCGTTTGCGGCAGTTTACTCCGCCCAATACCGGCCGTAAAGCCGCGCGACCTGACCTTGCAGCAAGCGCAACCGTTCGACAGCGGATTTGTCGCCCGAGGCGTATTGGAGCATGAGGCGTCCTTCCTCGAAGCAGAGCTCGTCGTGTTGCGGAAAAATCTCGCTCAGTAGAAATTGCGTGAAACGCGCCAGGCGGAACGGCCCGTACGCGCGCGGCATGTGGCCCGCAACCGCCTCGACCGCCACGGAGTTCATGCCTTTGATGCTCGCGATAATATCCGCAAGCTCCGCGGACGGCGCAAAGCATACCGTATAGTACCGGCCAAAGGTCTCGCTCTTCTCGCAGCCGTGCGCATCACTGATGCCGCAAATCGGGATGTTCCTGCCCTTCGCGCGCTCTTCGTGATACCGCGCGAGTTGCAGTGCGTTCGAATCTACGTCTATAAGCGTTTCCCGGTCGTTGCCGCTGATGAGTTCCAGCGCGTCGAACGGCTGTGTGTCGAACAGGTGGGACGCGAGCGCTTCCGAAATGTAGTACTTGTGTTTCGTGAACCAGTAGACGTGACAAAACATGCCCATCCCTCCACGCTCGCGGATCCTGTCGAAGACCCAGAGACTCGCGGCGTACTGGAACGGGTCCACCGCGGCCGGCAGGTCCGTCAGTCCCTCCTGAATCTTCGCTACTTCCGCGCGGTACGCCGTCTCGTCGTCGCGGTACAATTCGGTGACGCCCGCGTTCGCCCCGAAACTCACGATGTGCACGGGATTATCAGGAGAATGCACTTCCTCCCCGGGATAAACCCGCAGGTCGATCGGCACGCCGTCATAGGCTGCCTTGGCTTCGAGAGACGCGGCGTAATTCCTGTGGTCCGTCAGCGCCATGAAGTCAAAACCGACGCGGCGGCACGCGCCCGTCACGTACGCCGGCGATTCGACACCGTCCGACCTGTAGCTATGCATGTGGAAATCGCCCTTGAACGGACGCAGCGCGCGAAGGTCGTCCCGCAGCGAGTAAAGCCGGAAATCTCCCAGCAGCCGGCGCTTGTCCTTGCTGATTT
Protein-coding regions in this window:
- a CDS encoding GyrI-like domain-containing protein; its protein translation is MNIIDFTKTLKDVYGAGKKAREVKVAPGAFIAVDGKGRPGGDVFQKAVMDVYSTVYPLKFMLKFGGVLDFKICALECLWFSKPTTPMMQWEWRVMVRIPAEVTAARVRAAQKQTLEKKGTDVSAAKRIKWKGGRALQVLHVGPYDRVCAAYEVLGAFASEHGYTVTGPGHEIYLNDPRRTAPERLKTIVMLFVAKR